One window of Lytechinus variegatus isolate NC3 chromosome 2, Lvar_3.0, whole genome shotgun sequence genomic DNA carries:
- the LOC121407971 gene encoding uncharacterized protein LOC121407971 isoform X2 yields MLQMRMHCQTRITVFCFLYVFSITSSSSLPKSAHPRTNRKHMDLTVRSVKETDADTKSLTKIDSEALADFPSIDEEYSMNSIVDDGPIYTCEEIFQMTDLNEDGRVTEAEYRQANPNMTDLEMSFVFQRYDPDCDGNIYIENLCGNIVDGAGIEIEMGVAGQLPDPMEVNCRTLSMQICDKESFLVVWEQIEAEETADNTLCRALQTHIECVSRENKYCGLDDYVADVKQTVASFIRSGICPNIHVNEETVSGIPSSGVRQVRSAKNGHRSRHSNSLRNTDVDPTTLLRSSHTCLRSTMEPCNTNFISSLRSGNVDPCETLVDYRRCARKSTRRCQDRTNAMRIRDGIKSITRAHRKAKLCVQ; encoded by the exons ATGTTGCAAATGAG AATGCATTGTCAAACGAGGATAACCGTGTTCTGCTTCCTATACGTCTTCTCCATCACGTCAAGTAGCTCTCTGCCGAAGAGCGCGCATCCCCGAACGAACCGGAAGCACATGGATCTCACCGTCAGATCTGTGAAGGAAACAGATGCCGACACCAAATCATTGACCAAGATAGACTCGGAAGCATTAGCAGACTTTCCATCAATAGATGAAGAGTACAGTATGAACAG TATCGTTGACGACGGACCTATTTACACCTGCGAGGAGATATTTCAGATGACAGACCTCAACGAGGATGGACGCGTAACGGAAGCAGAGTACAGACAGGCCAACCCCAACATGACGGATTTAGAAATGTCGTTCGTCTTCCAGAGATACGATCCTGACTGCGACGGCAACATCTACATAGAGAACCTGTGTGGAAATATCGTCGACGGCGCCGGTATAGAGATTGAGATGGGCGTGGCTGGCCAACTTCCTGACCCGATGGAAG TTAACTGCAGAACACTGTCGATGCAAATCTGTGACAAGGAATCATTTTTGGTTGTTTGGGAACAAATTGAGGCCGAAGAGACAGCCGATAATACACTTTGCAGGGCTTTACAG ACACACATCGAATGTGTTAGCCGGGAAAACAAATACTGTGGCCTGGATGACTACGTTGCTGACGTCAAACAGACCGTAGCCAGCTTTATCCGGTCAGGAATATGTCCAAACATTCACGTCAACGAGGAAACCGTCTCGGGAATCCCATCATCAGGGGTGCGACAGGTCCGATCAGCTAAGAATG GTCACAGGTCGAGGCATAGCAATAGTCTTAGGAACACGGACGTGGACCCGACCACCCTGCTCAGATCCTCGCATACGTGTTTGAGGTCGACAATGGAACCCTGCAATACGAACTTTATCTCATCGCTAAGATCGGGGAATGTCGATCCCTGCGAAACGCTGGTCGATTACAGGCGATGCGCACGGAAATCGACGCGGAGATGTCAAGACAGAACAAACGCGATGCGCATCAGAGACGGCATCAAGTCCATCACCCGCGCGCACAGAAAAGCCAAGCTTTGTGTACAATAG
- the LOC121407971 gene encoding uncharacterized protein LOC121407971 isoform X1 — translation MPTFRTYSRMHCQTRITVFCFLYVFSITSSSSLPKSAHPRTNRKHMDLTVRSVKETDADTKSLTKIDSEALADFPSIDEEYSMNSIVDDGPIYTCEEIFQMTDLNEDGRVTEAEYRQANPNMTDLEMSFVFQRYDPDCDGNIYIENLCGNIVDGAGIEIEMGVAGQLPDPMEVNCRTLSMQICDKESFLVVWEQIEAEETADNTLCRALQTHIECVSRENKYCGLDDYVADVKQTVASFIRSGICPNIHVNEETVSGIPSSGVRQVRSAKNGHRSRHSNSLRNTDVDPTTLLRSSHTCLRSTMEPCNTNFISSLRSGNVDPCETLVDYRRCARKSTRRCQDRTNAMRIRDGIKSITRAHRKAKLCVQ, via the exons ATGCCAACGTTCAGAACGTATTCAAG AATGCATTGTCAAACGAGGATAACCGTGTTCTGCTTCCTATACGTCTTCTCCATCACGTCAAGTAGCTCTCTGCCGAAGAGCGCGCATCCCCGAACGAACCGGAAGCACATGGATCTCACCGTCAGATCTGTGAAGGAAACAGATGCCGACACCAAATCATTGACCAAGATAGACTCGGAAGCATTAGCAGACTTTCCATCAATAGATGAAGAGTACAGTATGAACAG TATCGTTGACGACGGACCTATTTACACCTGCGAGGAGATATTTCAGATGACAGACCTCAACGAGGATGGACGCGTAACGGAAGCAGAGTACAGACAGGCCAACCCCAACATGACGGATTTAGAAATGTCGTTCGTCTTCCAGAGATACGATCCTGACTGCGACGGCAACATCTACATAGAGAACCTGTGTGGAAATATCGTCGACGGCGCCGGTATAGAGATTGAGATGGGCGTGGCTGGCCAACTTCCTGACCCGATGGAAG TTAACTGCAGAACACTGTCGATGCAAATCTGTGACAAGGAATCATTTTTGGTTGTTTGGGAACAAATTGAGGCCGAAGAGACAGCCGATAATACACTTTGCAGGGCTTTACAG ACACACATCGAATGTGTTAGCCGGGAAAACAAATACTGTGGCCTGGATGACTACGTTGCTGACGTCAAACAGACCGTAGCCAGCTTTATCCGGTCAGGAATATGTCCAAACATTCACGTCAACGAGGAAACCGTCTCGGGAATCCCATCATCAGGGGTGCGACAGGTCCGATCAGCTAAGAATG GTCACAGGTCGAGGCATAGCAATAGTCTTAGGAACACGGACGTGGACCCGACCACCCTGCTCAGATCCTCGCATACGTGTTTGAGGTCGACAATGGAACCCTGCAATACGAACTTTATCTCATCGCTAAGATCGGGGAATGTCGATCCCTGCGAAACGCTGGTCGATTACAGGCGATGCGCACGGAAATCGACGCGGAGATGTCAAGACAGAACAAACGCGATGCGCATCAGAGACGGCATCAAGTCCATCACCCGCGCGCACAGAAAAGCCAAGCTTTGTGTACAATAG
- the LOC121407971 gene encoding uncharacterized protein LOC121407971 isoform X3 — MHCQTRITVFCFLYVFSITSSSSLPKSAHPRTNRKHMDLTVRSVKETDADTKSLTKIDSEALADFPSIDEEYSMNSIVDDGPIYTCEEIFQMTDLNEDGRVTEAEYRQANPNMTDLEMSFVFQRYDPDCDGNIYIENLCGNIVDGAGIEIEMGVAGQLPDPMEVNCRTLSMQICDKESFLVVWEQIEAEETADNTLCRALQTHIECVSRENKYCGLDDYVADVKQTVASFIRSGICPNIHVNEETVSGIPSSGVRQVRSAKNGHRSRHSNSLRNTDVDPTTLLRSSHTCLRSTMEPCNTNFISSLRSGNVDPCETLVDYRRCARKSTRRCQDRTNAMRIRDGIKSITRAHRKAKLCVQ; from the exons ATGCATTGTCAAACGAGGATAACCGTGTTCTGCTTCCTATACGTCTTCTCCATCACGTCAAGTAGCTCTCTGCCGAAGAGCGCGCATCCCCGAACGAACCGGAAGCACATGGATCTCACCGTCAGATCTGTGAAGGAAACAGATGCCGACACCAAATCATTGACCAAGATAGACTCGGAAGCATTAGCAGACTTTCCATCAATAGATGAAGAGTACAGTATGAACAG TATCGTTGACGACGGACCTATTTACACCTGCGAGGAGATATTTCAGATGACAGACCTCAACGAGGATGGACGCGTAACGGAAGCAGAGTACAGACAGGCCAACCCCAACATGACGGATTTAGAAATGTCGTTCGTCTTCCAGAGATACGATCCTGACTGCGACGGCAACATCTACATAGAGAACCTGTGTGGAAATATCGTCGACGGCGCCGGTATAGAGATTGAGATGGGCGTGGCTGGCCAACTTCCTGACCCGATGGAAG TTAACTGCAGAACACTGTCGATGCAAATCTGTGACAAGGAATCATTTTTGGTTGTTTGGGAACAAATTGAGGCCGAAGAGACAGCCGATAATACACTTTGCAGGGCTTTACAG ACACACATCGAATGTGTTAGCCGGGAAAACAAATACTGTGGCCTGGATGACTACGTTGCTGACGTCAAACAGACCGTAGCCAGCTTTATCCGGTCAGGAATATGTCCAAACATTCACGTCAACGAGGAAACCGTCTCGGGAATCCCATCATCAGGGGTGCGACAGGTCCGATCAGCTAAGAATG GTCACAGGTCGAGGCATAGCAATAGTCTTAGGAACACGGACGTGGACCCGACCACCCTGCTCAGATCCTCGCATACGTGTTTGAGGTCGACAATGGAACCCTGCAATACGAACTTTATCTCATCGCTAAGATCGGGGAATGTCGATCCCTGCGAAACGCTGGTCGATTACAGGCGATGCGCACGGAAATCGACGCGGAGATGTCAAGACAGAACAAACGCGATGCGCATCAGAGACGGCATCAAGTCCATCACCCGCGCGCACAGAAAAGCCAAGCTTTGTGTACAATAG